The following DNA comes from Alienimonas californiensis.
CCGCGGTCCTGGAGCAGGGTGAGCGCCGTCGCCGGCACTGCCCCCTGTCGGGTGAAGCGGCCGGGGGTGTAGAACATCTCCGCCGCCTCCCGCCCTCGCACGCAGATTGCCGGGCTCAGCATCAGCCGGCAGCGGAATGCGTCCGTGTTCAGCCGCCGGCAGCGGTTCGAGATGAACTCGTATCCCTCCCTCAGTAGACCGAGGGAGCTGTCCGGAGCGGAGACGCGACGAAAGGAGGACATTCCAGGAGCCTGCGGGACGGCGGGCGGCCAACCTCCAAGCTAGCCGGCGGCCGGCGTCGTCGACCCCCGGAGTCCCCCCCGCGTCGGGCGGCGCTCGCCCTGAGATCCGCCGGAGGGCGCCGCAGAGGCCCGCCGCCGCCGCGTTCCGCTTAGAATGCCGCGTCCGCCCTTCGCCCCAGCGGCTCGTCCGTGCATCGCTCCGTCTACGTCCACGTCCCGTTCTGCCGGCATCGCTGCGGGTATTGCGATTTCACGCTTGTCGCCGGCCGCGACGACCTGGCCGATCGCTATCTCGCGGCGCTCGACCGGGAACTGGATCGCGTCGAACCGCCGGAGGCCGGCGGGCGGCGGGAGCTGGACACGCTGTTCCTCGGCGGCGGCACGCCCACCCGGCTGACGGGCCCGCAACTCGACCGACTGTTCGCCTCGGTCTTCCGTCGCTACCAGTTGGGGGAGGGGGCGGAGGTCTCTGTCGAGGCGAACCCCTCGGACGTCACGCCGGAACTCATCGACCGGCTCGCCGACGCGGGGGTGAACCGCATCAGCCTCGGCGTCCAGTCCTTCGACGCGGCCGCGCTGAAGACGCTCGAACGGGATCACCTCCCGGCGGACGTGCCCCGCGTGCTGGAGACCGTCCGGCGGCGGATCGACAACGTCTCGCTGGACCTCATCTACGCCGTGCCGGGGCAGGATCTGGCGGGGTGGGAGGAGACGCTGGACGCGGCCCTCGCCCTGGAACCGACGCACCTCTCCACCTACGGGCTGACGTTCGAGAAGGGCACCGCCTTCTGGTCCCGCCGCCGCCGGGGGGAGCTGATCTCCCCGCCGGAGGAGTCGGAGCGGGACATGTACGCCGCGGCGATGGATCGCCCTGCCGCGGCCGGCCTGCGGCAGTACGAACTGAGCAGCCACGCCCGCCCGGGGTTCGAGTGTCGCCACAACCGGGCCTATTGGAGCGGGGACGAGTTCGAAGCGTTCGGCCCCGGGGCGGCGAGCCTGCTGGGCGGGGTGCGGCGGATGAACCACCGCGGCGTGCTCGGCTGGCTGCGTCGCCTCGAAGCCGGCGAGTCGCCGTGGATCGAGGAGGAGGCGCTCGGCCCGGCGGACCGGGCGCGGGAACTCGTCATGTTGAACCTCCGCCGTGTCGAGGGGATCGACGGCGAGGACTTCCCCCGCCGCACCGGCTTCAAGATTGACGAGTTGCTCAGCGAGGAACTGCTCGAACAGCAACGCCTCGGACTGGTGGAGCGAGACGATGCCGGCGTCCGGCTGACCCGGGAGGGCCGCTTCGTCGCCGACGGAGTTATGTCGGCGTTCCTCTAACAGGGGTCGGTCCGACGGAACTGCACAACGTGCGGGTTCGGCGGGTCGGGAAACGGCGCCGGGGCGGACGGGGCCAAATCGTCCCTTCGAGGCTGGACATCGCCAGACCCGGGTTGGGGCGGAGGGCGTCGCGAGCAATAATCGCGGTTCCTCCCCGCCGGCTCCGCCCGCCGGCCGCTCCCCGCCCAGCACCCCACGGACGTCCCTTGCCGGCCTTCCCCCAGAATGCGGACCCGGACGTCCGGCCGGGCCGCCGGTCTTCGGCGGTCCCCCGCGCCTCTTGGGCGCTCGCGGCGTTCTGCCTCGTCCTGCCCGCGGTCGGTTGGGGGCTGACGCAGATCCACCTGGAAAACGACGTCGAAAGCTGGCTGCCGGACGGCGACCCGGACGCGGCCCGCCTGGCCTGGTTCAAAGAGCACTTCCCCAGCGAGGACACGCTGGTCCTCAGTTGGGCCGGCGTGCAGGCGGGCGATCCGAAACTGGAAGAGTTCGCCGCCGCCATCCGCGGCGCCGCCGACGCCGAGGGCATCCCCCGCGGCGGCAGCCGCCTGATCGACCGCGTCGTCACCCCCACGGCACTGGCGAGCCGCATGGTGGAGTCCGGCGTGGAGCCGGAGGACGCCGTCCGCCGCGTCACCGGCCTGCTGGTCGGCGGCGGTCCGTTGCGGGTGGTGCTCACGCCGGTCGGCGAAGCGGACCCGGCCACCGCCGCGGAACGCATCGCCGCGGCGGTTCGCGTCGCCGCGGACGTCGACGCCGAGGTCGCCCCGGCCGTCGCCGGCGATCCCTACGCCGTGCCCACTTCGGCAGATGACGAGTCGGGAGACGGCGAGCCGGCGGGCGACATCCCCTTCGCGTTCCCCGCGGTCGGTCCGCACGATCTGACGGTCCGCTGGCCGCGAATGGACGCCTCGGCGGAGACGCTGGCGGCGGCCCGGGCCGCTGTGGAGGGCGTCCGCGACGCGGAGGGACGGCCGTTCGTCGAGGAGGTTTTCCGCGTGCCGGGGCAGCCGGCGGCGATCTCCGTCACCCTCTCCGAGGCCGGCGCCGCCGATCCGAAGGCGACGGTGGCGGCGCTCAAGGAGGCCGCGGAGGCCGTCGGCGTGCCCCGGGACGAGTTACGAATCGGCGGACGCACCGTCACCGCGGTCGCCCTGAACCAGGCGCTGAAACGCACCGCCCTGAACCGGGAGGCGCCCGCCTGGAAGCTGTGGGAGCGGAGCCCGGTGCTGCTGTCGTTCCTGGTCTCCGCCCTGTTGGCTTTTTGGCTGTTGGGCGGGCTGCGGGTCTCGCTGTGCGTGCTGGGGGCGACGGTGTTCACCGTGCTGACCGCCCTGAGCATCGTCCCGCTGACCGGGGGCGGGATGAACATGGTGCTGGTCGTGATGCCCTCGCTGCTGATGGTGCTGACGCTCAGCGCGGGGGTGCACCTCGTCAACTACTACCGACACGCCGCGGAGAACGGCGCCCCGAACGCCGTCGCCCGGGCGTTGGCCGTCGCCCGCACGCCGACGACGCTGGCGGCCGGCACGACGGCCGTCGGGTTGATCTCCCTGTACGTCAGCCCGCTGACGCCGGTCAGCGAGTTCGGGCTCTACTCCTCGGCGGGCTGCGGGATCATGCTGGCCGTCGTGCTGTACGGCCTGCCGGCCCTGCTGGACCACCTCGCACCGCCCCCGGCCGCTCGCCGCATCGGCAGCTCCGTGTGGGAAACGTACGCGCGAATCCTCACCCGGTGGCGGCTGCCGGTGATCGCCGGCTGTCTGCTCGTCGCCGCCGTCTGCTCGGCGGGGCTGACGCGGTTCCGCACGGAGACGAAGGTCATCAAGTACTTCCCGGCCTCGGAGCCGGTCGTGCAGGACTACGGCTACTTCGAGGATCGCATCACGGGCGTGATTCCCGTCGACGTGGTGGTGCGGTTTGAGCAGGAGGCGCTCGAAGATCCCGAGCAGCGGTTCACGAACCGGCTGGAAGTGGTGCGGGCGGTGGCGGACCGCATCGCGGAGCACCCGGAGATCAGTGGGGCGGTCTCGCTGGCCAGTTTCGTCCCGAAGACCGAGCCGCTGCCGCCGGACGCCAGCCGTTTTGCCCGGATCAGCTACTTTCGGCGGGCCGGGGAGATTGAGAACCGCGTTCGCGAGAACCCCGCGTCGGCCGGCTTCGTGACGACGACACGTCTGACCTCTCCCGAGGACGAAGACGGCGTGTCGCTGGCGGAGCCCGGCGACGAAATCTGGCGGATCAGCGCCCAGGCGAACATCCTCACCGACGTCGATTACGCGGTCCTCACCGCCGACCTGCACACCGCCGCCGCGGACGTGCTGAAGGATGAACCGGGCGCCGGGTACGCCGTGACCGGGCTGGTACCGCTGTTCCTCCGCACGCAGGAGGCGGTGTTGGAAGGCCTGATTGAAAGTTTCGGGCTTGCCTTCGCCGTCATCGCGGTCGTGATGAGCGTCGTGCTGGGATCGGTGCGGGCGGGACTGACGGCGATGCTGCCGAACATCCTGCCGGTCACGGCGATCTTCGGGCTGATCAGCTGGCTCGCCGTGCCGGTGGACATCGGCATGATGATCTCCGCCAGTGTGGCGCTGGGCATCGCGGTGGACGGCACCTTGCACTTGGTCGCCGCGTTCCGACACGCCCCCGCGGGACTGTCGCGGGAGGAAGCGGCTGCCCACGCCTTGCACGAATGCGGCCCGGCCCTGTGGCAGACGAGCCTGATCGTGGGCGTGGGCCTGCTGATGCTCGCCCCGGCGGAGCTGCTGCTGGTCAGCCGGTTCGGCTGGCTGATGTCCGCGCTGATCGCCGCGGCGCTGGTGGCGGACGTGGTGCTCCTGCCCGCGCTGCTCGCCGGGCCGATGGGGTCCCTGATTCGCCGTCAACCGGCCTCGGAGGACGACGACGAAGAGAGCGAACCGCCCGCGGCCGCCGGGGACGTCGGCGCCCGGGAGG
Coding sequences within:
- a CDS encoding efflux RND transporter permease subunit, yielding MPAFPQNADPDVRPGRRSSAVPRASWALAAFCLVLPAVGWGLTQIHLENDVESWLPDGDPDAARLAWFKEHFPSEDTLVLSWAGVQAGDPKLEEFAAAIRGAADAEGIPRGGSRLIDRVVTPTALASRMVESGVEPEDAVRRVTGLLVGGGPLRVVLTPVGEADPATAAERIAAAVRVAADVDAEVAPAVAGDPYAVPTSADDESGDGEPAGDIPFAFPAVGPHDLTVRWPRMDASAETLAAARAAVEGVRDAEGRPFVEEVFRVPGQPAAISVTLSEAGAADPKATVAALKEAAEAVGVPRDELRIGGRTVTAVALNQALKRTALNREAPAWKLWERSPVLLSFLVSALLAFWLLGGLRVSLCVLGATVFTVLTALSIVPLTGGGMNMVLVVMPSLLMVLTLSAGVHLVNYYRHAAENGAPNAVARALAVARTPTTLAAGTTAVGLISLYVSPLTPVSEFGLYSSAGCGIMLAVVLYGLPALLDHLAPPPAARRIGSSVWETYARILTRWRLPVIAGCLLVAAVCSAGLTRFRTETKVIKYFPASEPVVQDYGYFEDRITGVIPVDVVVRFEQEALEDPEQRFTNRLEVVRAVADRIAEHPEISGAVSLASFVPKTEPLPPDASRFARISYFRRAGEIENRVRENPASAGFVTTTRLTSPEDEDGVSLAEPGDEIWRISAQANILTDVDYAVLTADLHTAAADVLKDEPGAGYAVTGLVPLFLRTQEAVLEGLIESFGLAFAVIAVVMSVVLGSVRAGLTAMLPNILPVTAIFGLISWLAVPVDIGMMISASVALGIAVDGTLHLVAAFRHAPAGLSREEAAAHALHECGPALWQTSLIVGVGLLMLAPAELLLVSRFGWLMSALIAAALVADVVLLPALLAGPMGSLIRRQPASEDDDEESEPPAAAGDVGAREEPTRVKTPEPRPQLAAFTRPA
- the hemW gene encoding radical SAM family heme chaperone HemW; translated protein: MHRSVYVHVPFCRHRCGYCDFTLVAGRDDLADRYLAALDRELDRVEPPEAGGRRELDTLFLGGGTPTRLTGPQLDRLFASVFRRYQLGEGAEVSVEANPSDVTPELIDRLADAGVNRISLGVQSFDAAALKTLERDHLPADVPRVLETVRRRIDNVSLDLIYAVPGQDLAGWEETLDAALALEPTHLSTYGLTFEKGTAFWSRRRRGELISPPEESERDMYAAAMDRPAAAGLRQYELSSHARPGFECRHNRAYWSGDEFEAFGPGAASLLGGVRRMNHRGVLGWLRRLEAGESPWIEEEALGPADRARELVMLNLRRVEGIDGEDFPRRTGFKIDELLSEELLEQQRLGLVERDDAGVRLTREGRFVADGVMSAFL